TGGGGGGGGCTTGGGCCAAGGCGACGCCCGATGAACTGTCCAGGCTGGGCAAGTCGTTGACCTGCACGGGGGGCGAAAAAGCGGGTACAGCCAGCGGTGTGCCCGAGTTCACGGGCAAATGGCTGGGTACGCCGCCCGGCATTCAATACAACCCGCATGCTGGCCAGCACCCGGTGGACCCCTATGCCGGTGAAAAGCCGCTGCTCACCATCACGGCTGAGAATCTGGCGCAGTATGGCGAGCGCCTGAGCGAGGGTCAGAAGGCCATGTTTGCCAAATACCCCAAGACCTATCGTATTCCGGTCTATCAGGGCCACCGTGACTTTCGCTTCTCGGATGCCGTCTGCGCGGCGGCCAGAAAGAATGCCCAGGATGCCGTGATGAACGCAGACGGTCAGGGTACAACGGGTGCGGTCAAGGGGGCGCTGCCCTTCCCGTTCCCCAGAAATGGACTTGAGCTGGCCTTCAACAACCTGCTGCCTTCGCGTGCTTTCACCGAACACACGCTGCGTGACAACGCCAATGTGCTGGCCGATGGCACCATCGTCTGGGGTCGTGCCGACAATCGCGCCTTCAGTCAGGTCAACGACCCGGCCAACGCAGGACAGCCACTGAGCAGTCCCATGTCCCAGGGCATGAATGCAGTCAAGCTGCCCGAGCGTGAGAAGGGCGGCGTCAGCGTGGTGTCCGAGCCGGTTGAATTTGGCAAGGAAAAGCGCCTGGGCTGGAGCTATGACCCCGGCACACGTCGGGTGCGCCAGATTCCCGAATACGGTTTCGACCAGCCTCTATCGGGCACCGGCGGCAAGCTGACGATTGACTCCGATCGCCTGTTCAACGGCTCGCCCGAGCGCTACAACTGGAAGTCGCTGGGCAAGAGGGAAGTCTATGTGCCGGCCAATGCCTACAAGATTCACGGCAGCAACGTGAAGTATGCCGATCTGCTCAAACCCGGTCATGAAAACCCCGACTACATGCGCTATGAGCTGCGCCGTGTCTGGGTGCTGGAGGCTTCGCTCAAGGATGGCTACCGCCACATGTTCGGCAAGCGCGTGCTGTTCCTCGATGAAGATACCGGCCAGGCACTGATGAGCGATTACTACGATGCACGCGGCCAGTTGTGGCTGCAGGCGGTAGTCAATCATTACTATGCCTTCGACGCAAGGATCTGGCATGCGGGCACCAGCTTCTATCACGACCTGAACTCTGGCGGCTATGTGGCCTACAACCTGTTCCAGGAGCGACCCCAGGGTCCCGTCTTGAACAAGGGCAATATGACTGCAGCCATGTTTACGCCCGAAGCAGCGCGTAACGCAGGCAACTAAAAAATGAATCCGGCAAACAGCTTGTGGCGTACTTTGTGTGGCTGCGGGCTTTTGCCATTCAAGTCAGGAGGCGTTTGCGCCTCCTTTTTTATGTGGCAGTAGCAATGCCCTGCTCAGGGCTTGGAAAAACAAGAGGAGACGTAGATGACAAATCGTTTGCAGGGCAAGGTGGCGCTGGTCACTGGTGGTGCCAGCGGTGTGGGTCTGGAGGTGGTGAAGCTGTTTCTTGGTGAAGGCGCCAAGGTCGCATTCAGCGATATCAATGAAACGGTAGGGCAGCAACTGGCGGCTGAATTGGGCGAACGCTCCATGTTTGTCCGCCATGACGTGAGCAGCGAGGCGGACTGGGCGCTTGTGATGGCGGCGGTGCAGCAACGTCTTGGCAGGCTCGATGTGCTGGTCAACAATGCCGGCATCCTGCTGCCTGGTGATATGGAAACAGGGCGTCTGGAGGATTTCAGCCGCCTGCTCAAGATCAACACCGAGTCGGTCTTCATCGGTTGCCAGCAGGGCATTGCGGCGATGAAGCAGGCTGGCGGCTCCATCATCAATATGGCTTCGGTATCCAGCTGGCTGCCCATAGAGCAATACGCCGGCTATAGCGCCAGCAAGGCCGCCGTGTCGGCACTGACCCGCGCCGCTGCACTGAACTGTCGCAAGCAAGGCTATGCGATTCGTGTCAATTCCATTCATCCCGATGGCATCTATACGCCCATGATGCAGGCTTCGCTGCCAAAGGGCGTGAGCAAGGAAATGGTCTTGCATGACCCCAAGCTCAACCGTGCCGGCCGCGCTTATATGCCCGAGCGTATCGCGCAACTGGTGCTGTTCCTGGCCAGCGAAGAGTCCAGTGTCATGAGCGGCAGCGAGCTGCACGCCGATAACTCGATTCTGGGCATGGGGCTATAGATGAGAGCTTGAATCTGACCGTCCCCGAAAGGCCTTGAAGCGTTTCAAGGCCTTTGCCGTTTTGCTGAGTAGGATGATGCAGGCAATGGTCTTGAGCGGTAAAGATGCGGTCGTTCAAGTTCGGTTGGGTTTTGAGAGGATGTCTTCATGAAATTGGGTTACACAATCATCTACGTCCCGGATGTCTCGGCATCGCTGGAATTCTTTAGCCGGGCGTTCGGCATACAACAGCGTTTTCTGCATGAATCCGGAACCTATGGCGAGCTCGAGACGGGGCAGACCACGCTGGCATTTGCCGCCCATGAACTGGGCGCGTTGAATTTTCCTGGAGGCCATGTCGAAGCACACAGCTCTGCCAAGCCATTGGGATTTGAAATCGCGCTGGTCACGGAGGATGTCGAGCTGGCCCATCGGAGCG
This region of Comamonas thiooxydans genomic DNA includes:
- a CDS encoding DUF1329 domain-containing protein, whose amino-acid sequence is MKLGEGPRLMAVLAAGVLFVGGAWAKATPDELSRLGKSLTCTGGEKAGTASGVPEFTGKWLGTPPGIQYNPHAGQHPVDPYAGEKPLLTITAENLAQYGERLSEGQKAMFAKYPKTYRIPVYQGHRDFRFSDAVCAAARKNAQDAVMNADGQGTTGAVKGALPFPFPRNGLELAFNNLLPSRAFTEHTLRDNANVLADGTIVWGRADNRAFSQVNDPANAGQPLSSPMSQGMNAVKLPEREKGGVSVVSEPVEFGKEKRLGWSYDPGTRRVRQIPEYGFDQPLSGTGGKLTIDSDRLFNGSPERYNWKSLGKREVYVPANAYKIHGSNVKYADLLKPGHENPDYMRYELRRVWVLEASLKDGYRHMFGKRVLFLDEDTGQALMSDYYDARGQLWLQAVVNHYYAFDARIWHAGTSFYHDLNSGGYVAYNLFQERPQGPVLNKGNMTAAMFTPEAARNAGN
- a CDS encoding SDR family oxidoreductase — encoded protein: MTNRLQGKVALVTGGASGVGLEVVKLFLGEGAKVAFSDINETVGQQLAAELGERSMFVRHDVSSEADWALVMAAVQQRLGRLDVLVNNAGILLPGDMETGRLEDFSRLLKINTESVFIGCQQGIAAMKQAGGSIINMASVSSWLPIEQYAGYSASKAAVSALTRAAALNCRKQGYAIRVNSIHPDGIYTPMMQASLPKGVSKEMVLHDPKLNRAGRAYMPERIAQLVLFLASEESSVMSGSELHADNSILGMGL
- a CDS encoding VOC family protein, giving the protein MKLGYTIIYVPDVSASLEFFSRAFGIQQRFLHESGTYGELETGQTTLAFAAHELGALNFPGGHVEAHSSAKPLGFEIALVTEDVELAHRSALSAGAIEMAAPTAKPWGQMVSYLRCPDGTVVELCTPMAA